A single region of the Biomaibacter acetigenes genome encodes:
- a CDS encoding LytR/AlgR family response regulator transcription factor, which yields MEFTVLLVDDESPAREELRYLLESYTEIKIIGEASSGQEAIEKILTLKPDVIFLDIQLSDMDGFEVAWQVFSEGVTPVVVFATAYDEYAVRAFEINALDYILKPFSEKRLDKTVKRLFEVFGERKQKQESLKVSEYLQKTRKTACSKLSLWKNDRIYLVCPEEICYCEAIEKGSKIKTEKGEFLSPYTLSELEEKIGSPDFVRTHKSYLVNFDKVKEIIPWFNGTFILSIKGYEKDEVPVSRRHAKEIREMFEI from the coding sequence GTGGAATTTACAGTGCTGCTGGTAGATGACGAGTCTCCGGCCCGAGAGGAGCTCCGGTATCTGCTGGAATCTTATACTGAAATAAAAATTATCGGTGAGGCTTCCTCAGGGCAGGAAGCCATCGAAAAAATATTGACTTTGAAACCCGATGTTATTTTTCTCGATATCCAGCTTTCCGACATGGATGGGTTTGAGGTGGCCTGGCAAGTATTCTCGGAAGGCGTGACACCGGTGGTGGTATTTGCTACGGCTTATGATGAGTACGCTGTCAGAGCGTTCGAGATAAATGCCCTGGATTACATTTTAAAGCCCTTTTCGGAAAAAAGGCTGGATAAAACCGTAAAAAGGCTCTTCGAGGTATTCGGGGAAAGAAAACAGAAACAGGAATCACTCAAGGTTTCGGAATATCTTCAAAAGACCAGAAAAACAGCCTGCAGCAAGCTTTCACTGTGGAAAAACGACAGGATTTACCTGGTGTGCCCTGAGGAAATATGCTATTGTGAAGCCATCGAAAAGGGAAGCAAAATAAAGACTGAAAAAGGGGAATTTTTGAGCCCCTATACTCTTTCGGAACTGGAGGAAAAGATAGGAAGCCCTGATTTTGTTAGGACCCATAAGAGTTACCTGGTGAATTTTGACAAGGTGAAAGAGATTATCCCGTGGTTTAACGGCACCTTCATCCTGTCCATCAAAGGCTATGAAAAGGATGAGGTCCCGGTCAGCAGGAGGCATGCCAAAGAAATAAGGGAAATGTTTGAAATTTAA
- a CDS encoding carbon starvation CstA family protein, protein MFSFIGSIIVLILGYVIYGALVEKVFGADENRKTPCYTVADGVDYVPMDKYRNALIQLLNIAGLGPIYGAISGALWGPAAFMWIVLGGIFAGAVHDYLSGMISLRNNGANVPELAAKYLGEKSRIIVNVFAVVLLVLVGVVFVSGPAGLLAILTPEVLTKNVWVWIIFAYYFLATLLPIDKIIGRIYPIFGAILLIMAIGIGGSLLFEGYKIPELTFANLHPKGAPLWPLLFITIACGAISGFHATQSPIVSRCVRNEKEGRFIFYGMMIVESIIALIWAAAAMSFYGGTAGLAKALATPAGPSAVVKEASFAMMGAFGGILAILGVVVLPITSGDTAFRAARYTISEMLKLDQKPIVNRYKITIPLFAVGIILSQINFNILWRYFAWSNQTLAMIMLWTGAVYLVKENKLHWIATIPATFMTAVSVTYIFQAPEGFGLPTSVSYPIGIMAAAAAFIYFYSKTRYFNGKIKVAEQKI, encoded by the coding sequence ATGTTTTCATTTATAGGTTCCATTATCGTCCTTATACTGGGTTATGTCATTTATGGCGCCCTTGTGGAGAAAGTTTTTGGTGCCGATGAAAATCGAAAGACACCCTGCTATACGGTGGCAGATGGTGTTGACTACGTCCCTATGGATAAGTACCGCAACGCCCTTATCCAGCTATTAAATATCGCAGGCCTGGGGCCTATTTACGGTGCCATTTCCGGGGCGCTGTGGGGACCGGCAGCTTTTATGTGGATAGTGCTCGGAGGCATTTTCGCCGGGGCTGTACACGATTACCTGTCGGGCATGATATCGCTCCGAAATAACGGCGCCAATGTGCCTGAGCTGGCTGCAAAGTATCTTGGCGAAAAGAGCAGGATCATTGTAAACGTATTTGCCGTAGTGCTTCTTGTGCTGGTCGGTGTGGTATTTGTCAGCGGTCCTGCGGGTCTGCTGGCGATTCTTACTCCTGAGGTTTTAACAAAAAATGTGTGGGTATGGATAATTTTTGCCTACTATTTTCTGGCGACACTGCTGCCCATCGACAAGATTATAGGGAGAATTTATCCCATATTTGGAGCCATATTGCTGATAATGGCGATTGGAATCGGGGGATCTTTATTATTTGAAGGTTATAAAATACCGGAACTCACCTTTGCAAATCTTCATCCAAAGGGAGCGCCGCTCTGGCCGCTGCTTTTCATCACCATAGCCTGCGGAGCCATAAGCGGTTTTCATGCCACACAATCACCTATAGTTTCACGCTGCGTAAGAAATGAAAAAGAAGGAAGATTTATTTTCTATGGAATGATGATAGTCGAATCCATAATAGCCCTCATCTGGGCTGCCGCCGCCATGAGCTTCTACGGCGGAACGGCAGGCCTCGCCAAGGCTCTGGCAACTCCTGCAGGCCCCTCAGCGGTGGTAAAGGAAGCATCTTTTGCCATGATGGGAGCTTTTGGAGGAATACTGGCCATACTGGGCGTTGTGGTGCTTCCCATAACTTCAGGCGATACTGCCTTTAGAGCGGCAAGGTACACCATTTCGGAAATGCTTAAACTGGACCAAAAGCCCATTGTGAACAGGTATAAAATAACAATACCGCTGTTTGCTGTTGGTATAATACTTTCTCAAATCAACTTTAACATTCTTTGGAGATACTTTGCATGGTCGAATCAAACGCTGGCTATGATAATGTTGTGGACAGGCGCCGTATATCTTGTAAAAGAAAACAAGCTGCATTGGATTGCCACAATACCTGCTACATTCATGACGGCCGTCAGTGTGACATATATATTCCAGGCGCCGGAGGGCTTCGGCCTTCCCACCTCGGTATCGTATCCCATAGGTATAATGGCCGCCGCTGCAGCATTTATCTACTTTTATAGCAAAACAAGATATTTTAACGGAAAAATAAAAGTAGCGGAGCAAAAAATATAG
- a CDS encoding ferredoxin — protein sequence MKVYVDQDLCISCGLCIDTCPAVFDWNDDGKAQSTVDEVPADAEDEAREALENCPSEAIKEE from the coding sequence TTGAAGGTATATGTAGATCAGGATTTATGTATCAGCTGCGGACTCTGCATCGATACCTGCCCGGCGGTTTTTGACTGGAACGATGACGGTAAAGCTCAATCAACAGTAGACGAAGTGCCCGCCGACGCGGAAGACGAAGCAAGAGAAGCATTGGAGAACTGCCCCTCGGAAGCTATAAAAGAGGAATAA
- a CDS encoding IclR family transcriptional regulator has protein sequence MSGDNTVIKALKLLNYFTTDRPIIGLNELSRLSGYPKASVYRLLCALEKCGFVTRSKEYESDRRYQLGIKLFELGMQVYENIELNKVALPFMKELKDQINEAIQLVVRDGDEALYIEKIDPDQVFRLYTAKGRRAPLYAGASGRVLLAGLADEKINSLLDKPLKKFTDKTPVSKEEIWEKILFIRRNKFSISKEELWPTSMEIAVPIYDQTCSIIASLSAAGPIFRMTEDKINFFVEKLQQYASLISHQLGFIEKKR, from the coding sequence ATGAGCGGTGATAATACAGTTATAAAAGCCTTAAAGTTATTAAATTACTTTACTACTGATCGGCCTATTATTGGGCTAAATGAACTTTCTCGCCTTTCGGGTTATCCTAAAGCTAGTGTATATCGTCTACTTTGTGCACTTGAAAAATGTGGTTTTGTAACTCGGAGCAAGGAATATGAATCGGATCGTCGTTATCAACTGGGTATTAAACTGTTTGAATTAGGAATGCAGGTTTATGAGAATATTGAATTAAATAAGGTCGCTCTTCCGTTTATGAAAGAATTAAAAGATCAAATAAATGAAGCAATACAACTCGTAGTAAGAGACGGAGATGAGGCACTTTACATTGAAAAAATTGATCCTGATCAAGTATTTCGGTTGTATACCGCCAAGGGAAGACGGGCTCCTTTGTATGCTGGGGCAAGTGGGCGAGTATTGCTTGCTGGTTTGGCTGATGAAAAAATAAATTCTTTGTTAGATAAACCACTAAAGAAGTTTACTGATAAGACTCCGGTGTCAAAAGAAGAGATATGGGAAAAAATACTTTTCATACGTAGAAACAAATTTTCTATTAGCAAAGAAGAATTATGGCCAACTTCCATGGAAATTGCCGTACCAATTTATGACCAAACCTGTTCAATTATTGCTTCATTAAGCGCAGCTGGCCCGATCTTTCGTATGACAGAAGACAAAATTAACTTTTTTGTAGAAAAGCTACAACAATATGCGTCGTTAATTTCCCACCAATTAGGTTTTATCGAGAAAAAACGATAA
- a CDS encoding LamB/YcsF family protein — MKIDICCDMGESFGSFRVGIDDEVVKFISSANIACGFHGGDPMVIDKTVKISKEHHVAVGAHPGFPDLLGFGRRNMDLTQQEINNYVIYQIGALKVFAEVNGIALQHVKAHGALYNMAAVNETVALSVAEAIASVDPNLICVGMANTAMQRAAEKVGLRFACEVFADRNINPDGTLVSRKLPNAMIYDHEVACARVLRMIKEGVVEAIDGSLLPVRVDTICVHGDNLEAVKFAQTIKTALEENGVEVTPMGTFL; from the coding sequence TTGAAAATTGATATATGTTGTGATATGGGTGAAAGTTTTGGTAGTTTTCGGGTGGGGATAGACGATGAGGTAGTGAAGTTTATATCTTCAGCTAACATCGCGTGTGGTTTTCATGGTGGGGATCCCATGGTTATTGATAAAACAGTTAAAATTTCTAAAGAACACCATGTAGCTGTTGGAGCTCACCCCGGTTTTCCCGATTTATTAGGGTTCGGCCGGAGAAATATGGATCTTACCCAACAAGAAATAAATAATTATGTAATTTACCAAATTGGTGCTCTTAAAGTTTTTGCAGAAGTTAACGGAATTGCGTTACAACATGTGAAGGCTCATGGGGCACTTTACAATATGGCGGCGGTTAATGAAACAGTTGCCCTTTCTGTGGCCGAAGCCATTGCGTCAGTTGATCCGAATTTAATATGTGTTGGTATGGCAAACACAGCAATGCAACGTGCTGCAGAAAAAGTTGGATTGAGATTTGCATGCGAAGTTTTTGCCGATCGTAACATCAACCCAGATGGGACATTAGTTTCTCGAAAACTTCCCAATGCAATGATTTATGATCATGAGGTAGCTTGTGCCAGAGTACTAAGGATGATCAAGGAAGGAGTTGTTGAAGCTATAGATGGAAGTCTGTTACCAGTAAGAGTAGACACTATTTGTGTTCATGGGGACAATCTGGAAGCGGTAAAATTTGCACAAACTATCAAAACTGCTTTAGAAGAAAATGGTGTGGAGGTTACCCCTATGGGAACTTTCCTCTGA
- the pxpB gene encoding 5-oxoprolinase subunit PxpB yields the protein MYEKPRILMCGDKAIVVEYGNEISEGCNKQIISLYRFLVREKVNGIVSLIPTYRSLLIKFEPTQISFQQLEDILSRFNPKEIEKDFNPLVIEIPVAYGEEFGPDLQYVAEFHSLTNEEVIQIHTEPLYRIYMLGFIIGFAYLGNMSEKIATPRLDKPRTIIPAGSVGIAGAQTGIYPLDSPGGWRLIGKTPVRLYDPQRERPILFQAGDYVRFKPISREEFFEIEEEVKKGSFQVRTYPYS from the coding sequence ATGTATGAAAAACCTAGGATATTGATGTGCGGTGATAAAGCTATCGTTGTAGAATACGGTAATGAAATTAGCGAAGGATGCAATAAACAAATTATAAGTTTGTACAGGTTTTTGGTTAGAGAAAAAGTGAACGGCATTGTGTCGCTAATCCCTACTTACAGGTCTTTGTTAATAAAATTTGAACCCACACAAATATCCTTTCAACAATTAGAGGATATTCTTAGCCGTTTCAATCCAAAAGAAATTGAAAAAGATTTTAATCCGTTAGTAATAGAAATACCCGTGGCTTATGGAGAAGAATTTGGGCCTGATTTACAGTATGTGGCCGAATTTCACTCTTTGACGAATGAAGAAGTTATTCAAATTCATACAGAACCACTATATCGAATCTATATGTTGGGTTTTATTATAGGGTTTGCTTATTTAGGAAATATGTCTGAAAAAATTGCAACCCCACGCCTTGATAAACCCCGAACGATTATCCCCGCAGGTTCTGTGGGAATTGCTGGTGCGCAAACCGGAATCTACCCTCTTGATAGTCCTGGGGGGTGGCGGTTAATAGGAAAGACACCGGTCAGACTATATGACCCACAAAGAGAAAGACCGATTTTATTTCAAGCCGGTGATTATGTTCGATTTAAGCCAATTAGCCGTGAAGAATTCTTCGAAATTGAAGAAGAGGTTAAAAAAGGATCTTTTCAAGTACGAACCTATCCGTATAGCTAA
- a CDS encoding biotin-dependent carboxyltransferase family protein: MNVFRVNQPGIFTTIQDLGRFGYENQGVPVAGAMDEFAFRVANILVGNNENTPALEITLLGPTLEVLEDTIVAVTGAKMTPFVNGMKRDCWSSFPLRKGDILSFDYPSSGARAYLSVAGGFLGEFALGSYSTYTRGKIGGIRGRRLEKGDILSCRFPLQFPKTQIVPNELIPVYLSEEEVRVIIGPQHDYFSHEAIEKFLNSIFTITKDSDRMGYKLDGPEIRATGKHDIITDGLVPGAIQVPSNGQPIIMMKDAQTTGGYAKIAVTITADLSKLAQLKPGDRVRFKSVDIKEAYKALKDQERVLKEIYLHLRPIKFYNLKINGRSFEVSISQI; the protein is encoded by the coding sequence TTGAACGTATTCCGAGTAAATCAGCCAGGCATTTTTACCACAATTCAAGACCTTGGTCGTTTTGGATATGAAAATCAAGGGGTGCCGGTTGCCGGAGCAATGGATGAATTTGCGTTTCGAGTTGCAAATATATTAGTTGGTAATAATGAAAACACTCCTGCCTTGGAGATAACTTTATTGGGCCCCACTTTGGAGGTGCTAGAAGATACAATCGTGGCCGTAACTGGTGCTAAAATGACGCCCTTTGTGAATGGAATGAAACGGGATTGTTGGAGTTCCTTCCCTCTTAGAAAGGGTGATATCTTATCTTTTGATTATCCCTCATCAGGCGCCCGTGCGTATCTATCTGTTGCCGGAGGCTTTTTAGGAGAATTTGCATTAGGAAGTTACTCTACATACACCAGGGGAAAAATCGGCGGAATACGTGGGAGACGCCTCGAAAAAGGAGATATTTTATCTTGCAGGTTTCCTCTTCAGTTCCCAAAAACGCAAATAGTACCCAACGAATTGATTCCGGTATATTTATCAGAAGAAGAGGTGCGGGTTATCATCGGTCCTCAACACGATTACTTCTCACATGAAGCAATTGAAAAATTTTTGAACTCTATATTTACGATTACTAAAGATTCGGACCGAATGGGGTATAAATTGGATGGACCGGAAATCAGGGCAACGGGAAAACACGATATTATTACAGATGGATTGGTGCCTGGCGCAATTCAAGTTCCTTCAAATGGTCAGCCCATCATAATGATGAAAGATGCGCAAACTACCGGAGGATATGCAAAAATTGCGGTAACGATTACAGCGGATCTATCTAAACTGGCACAATTAAAACCCGGCGATCGGGTGCGCTTTAAATCAGTTGATATTAAAGAGGCTTATAAGGCATTAAAGGATCAGGAAAGAGTTCTTAAAGAAATCTACCTCCATTTAAGACCAATCAAATTTTATAATCTAAAAATCAATGGTAGAAGTTTTGAGGTTAGTATCTCCCAAATATAA
- a CDS encoding sodium:solute symporter family protein, whose product MINWTNTIIIGAFILANSAVGYYFGKKQTQTSEDFTVGGRKMGTAFLSAVLIATWASSYTILACAETSYLNGISGTIWYAFAVAFPILFYVFPMRLAKKIRQVIPEGHTVVEFISMRFDNKMQQLALIVILLGSVVEIVAQIYGLALVFFPFLGIPINISIWIIGFAFIVYVSTGGQWSVAITSFLLLIVICISLLLTIFSGMSVVGSPAAIATALPATHHNFFQWGLSSMINFFLALTALTLTEPVIWQQIFSGKNDRVVETSTKVMALGWAPLALGGGVIGLMAAKYYGVGKLANPASASVQFVNDALPSWIGVIFMIGLTAVILSTAASYLSSAVSIAVVDILKKYFRPNATSEQQLRFARWATVVMGVASILIASYARSMVELLVIQSTFKVSILFPLIYGLYVSKEKFTPNGAFIGTLVGLVAAMLVYATKFTPFSWMGFDLFATLSALFLSVIFSLIVSIMECSSGKSIGQKIS is encoded by the coding sequence ATGATTAACTGGACTAACACTATCATCATTGGCGCATTTATATTGGCTAATAGTGCTGTGGGTTATTACTTTGGAAAAAAACAAACTCAAACAAGTGAAGACTTTACCGTTGGCGGACGTAAAATGGGAACAGCTTTTTTATCTGCAGTCCTTATTGCCACTTGGGCTAGCAGCTATACCATTTTGGCCTGTGCAGAAACAAGTTATTTGAACGGTATTAGTGGCACTATTTGGTACGCTTTTGCTGTTGCTTTCCCTATCTTGTTTTATGTATTCCCCATGCGTCTGGCAAAAAAAATTCGACAGGTTATACCGGAAGGGCATACCGTAGTAGAGTTCATTTCAATGCGATTTGACAATAAAATGCAACAACTGGCGCTTATTGTGATTCTTCTTGGAAGTGTTGTGGAAATTGTTGCCCAAATTTATGGGCTTGCACTTGTCTTTTTCCCATTTTTGGGAATCCCTATTAATATTAGCATATGGATTATCGGTTTTGCTTTTATTGTATATGTTTCCACCGGTGGTCAATGGTCGGTGGCTATAACCAGTTTCTTACTTCTGATTGTTATCTGTATCTCCTTGCTTTTGACAATCTTCTCCGGTATGTCCGTAGTTGGCAGCCCGGCAGCCATTGCTACAGCTCTCCCTGCTACTCATCATAACTTCTTTCAGTGGGGACTTTCCAGCATGATTAACTTCTTCCTGGCACTTACTGCTTTGACTCTTACAGAGCCCGTAATCTGGCAGCAAATTTTTTCAGGAAAAAATGATAGAGTAGTTGAGACTTCAACAAAGGTTATGGCTTTAGGATGGGCTCCCCTAGCCTTAGGCGGTGGTGTTATTGGTTTAATGGCAGCTAAGTATTATGGGGTTGGGAAGTTAGCTAATCCCGCTTCTGCCTCAGTGCAATTTGTGAATGACGCTTTGCCTTCTTGGATTGGCGTGATCTTCATGATTGGTTTGACTGCTGTAATTTTGTCGACCGCAGCTAGCTATCTTTCTTCGGCAGTATCTATTGCTGTGGTTGATATTTTGAAAAAATATTTTAGACCTAATGCAACCTCCGAACAACAACTTCGTTTTGCTCGTTGGGCAACGGTTGTTATGGGTGTTGCTTCCATCTTGATTGCTTCTTATGCCCGCTCAATGGTAGAATTGTTGGTTATCCAATCAACTTTTAAAGTATCCATTCTATTCCCCTTGATTTACGGACTTTATGTTAGCAAAGAAAAGTTCACTCCCAATGGTGCATTCATTGGCACTTTAGTAGGACTTGTTGCTGCGATGCTGGTTTATGCTACAAAATTTACCCCGTTTTCATGGATGGGCTTCGATCTATTTGCTACACTATCCGCCTTGTTCCTATCAGTTATATTTTCTTTGATTGTGTCCATAATGGAATGCTCCAGCGGAAAATCAATCGGTCAAAAAATCTCTTAA
- the pcp gene encoding pyroglutamyl-peptidase I — translation MNKIILLTGFEPFGGDSINPSLEIAKNLQGKDFDGFIVKALEVPVRDTKCLNVMENAIKEYQPSVIISVGLAWGRSAISLERIGINTRDYPIPDNDGQQPINQPIDPEGPAAYFSTLPIRAIVKELRDSGIPAYISNTAGTYLCNQVMYGTLNYITKNQLPIKSGFIHIPYLSSQIAQKGEIIPSLPFETLVNSIEIAIKTSIRQQEDILLIAGAVN, via the coding sequence ATGAATAAGATCATTTTACTAACCGGATTCGAACCATTTGGTGGGGATTCGATAAACCCTTCGCTAGAAATTGCGAAGAATCTTCAAGGAAAAGATTTTGATGGATTTATCGTTAAGGCGTTGGAGGTTCCTGTTCGTGATACAAAATGTTTAAATGTAATGGAAAATGCGATCAAAGAATATCAACCGTCAGTTATTATAAGTGTAGGGTTGGCATGGGGAAGGTCAGCAATTTCATTGGAGAGGATCGGCATCAATACAAGAGATTATCCAATTCCTGACAATGATGGCCAGCAACCGATCAATCAGCCGATCGATCCTGAGGGGCCTGCAGCTTATTTTTCAACATTACCGATTCGAGCTATTGTTAAGGAACTCCGTGATAGTGGCATCCCTGCCTATATTTCCAACACAGCAGGGACCTATTTGTGCAATCAAGTTATGTACGGGACTTTAAACTACATTACAAAAAATCAACTGCCTATTAAATCTGGTTTTATTCATATACCATATCTTTCTTCCCAGATTGCACAAAAAGGAGAAATAATCCCATCTTTGCCATTTGAGACATTAGTAAATTCAATTGAAATAGCAATAAAAACCTCAATTAGGCAACAAGAAGACATTCTGTTAATAGCAGGTGCGGTAAATTGA
- a CDS encoding bifunctional 2-keto-4-hydroxyglutarate aldolase/2-keto-3-deoxy-6-phosphogluconate aldolase translates to MDKLKVMQRIMDCGIVAVVRADSPDQALKIADAVKAGGVEAIEITMTVPGAIDVIRELKKAYPKGEILIGAGTVLDPETARAAMLAGAEFFVSPYFNPEMVKLCNRYQKVTMPGAMSIKEVVEVMESGADFVKLFPGSAFGPSMVKAIMGPLPYAPIIPTGGVSLENVGEWIKAGCVAVGVGGELTKGAKKGNYEEVQETARKFVEAIKEARN, encoded by the coding sequence ATGGATAAGTTAAAAGTTATGCAGCGCATCATGGACTGCGGCATTGTGGCCGTGGTCAGGGCCGACTCTCCCGATCAGGCGCTGAAAATCGCCGATGCCGTAAAAGCCGGTGGGGTGGAAGCCATTGAAATAACTATGACGGTGCCTGGAGCCATTGATGTAATAAGGGAACTCAAGAAGGCTTATCCGAAGGGAGAGATACTCATCGGGGCAGGCACGGTGCTGGACCCGGAGACCGCCAGGGCTGCCATGCTGGCAGGAGCCGAGTTTTTTGTAAGCCCCTACTTTAACCCCGAGATGGTAAAGCTGTGCAACAGGTATCAAAAAGTTACCATGCCGGGAGCCATGTCTATAAAGGAAGTGGTGGAGGTCATGGAATCCGGTGCTGATTTTGTAAAACTATTCCCCGGCAGCGCTTTTGGGCCTTCCATGGTTAAGGCCATCATGGGACCGCTTCCCTATGCTCCCATTATTCCCACCGGCGGTGTGAGCCTTGAAAATGTAGGCGAGTGGATTAAAGCAGGATGTGTGGCCGTCGGCGTCGGTGGAGAGCTCACCAAAGGAGCAAAGAAAGGAAACTATGAAGAAGTCCAGGAGACCGCCAGGAAGTTCGTGGAAGCCATAAAAGAGGCACGCAATTAA
- a CDS encoding sugar kinase — MPNKIVTFGEIMLRLTPPNYLRFVQADSFDVTYGGGEANVAVSLANYGEDAYFVTKVPDNPIGQSAINHLRRYGVHTDYVVKGGERLGIYFNEIGASQRPSLVVYDRSHSAIAESSPSDFNWEKILAGAKWFHFTGITPALGDNTAQACLDAVKTAKNLGVTVSCDLNYRKKLWSTEKAGKVMTGLMEYVDVAIGNEEDAEKVFNIKAGTSDVTKGELSEEGYKDVARQLQEKFSLKGVAITLRESFSAFDNGWSALYYDGKEYYKSRRYQIHIVDRVGGGDSFGGGLIYALCNGYAPQDAVEFAVAASCLKHSIVGDFNHVTLKEVQTLAKGDASGRVQR; from the coding sequence ATGCCCAATAAAATAGTTACTTTTGGTGAAATCATGCTGCGGCTTACACCACCAAATTACCTCAGGTTTGTGCAGGCCGATTCCTTTGATGTGACTTACGGCGGTGGAGAGGCCAATGTGGCGGTATCTCTTGCCAACTACGGTGAAGATGCCTACTTTGTGACAAAGGTGCCGGACAATCCCATCGGACAGTCGGCCATAAACCACCTTCGCCGCTATGGTGTGCATACCGATTATGTGGTGAAAGGTGGAGAGAGGCTGGGCATCTACTTCAACGAAATTGGCGCATCTCAGAGGCCATCTCTGGTGGTCTACGACCGGAGCCATTCGGCCATAGCGGAATCCAGCCCCTCGGATTTTAATTGGGAAAAGATTCTAGCAGGAGCAAAGTGGTTCCACTTCACAGGCATAACCCCTGCTCTTGGGGACAATACCGCCCAGGCGTGCCTTGATGCTGTCAAAACCGCTAAAAATCTGGGCGTTACCGTGAGCTGCGATCTCAACTACAGGAAGAAGCTCTGGTCCACCGAAAAGGCCGGTAAGGTAATGACAGGCCTTATGGAATACGTGGATGTAGCCATCGGCAATGAGGAAGATGCCGAGAAAGTATTTAATATAAAGGCTGGGACCTCCGATGTGACCAAAGGAGAGCTCAGCGAAGAAGGTTATAAAGACGTGGCAAGGCAGCTCCAGGAGAAGTTCTCTCTGAAAGGCGTGGCTATAACCTTAAGGGAAAGCTTCTCGGCTTTCGACAACGGCTGGTCAGCCCTCTATTACGATGGTAAAGAATACTACAAGTCCAGAAGATACCAGATTCACATTGTTGACCGCGTGGGCGGCGGCGATTCCTTCGGTGGCGGATTAATCTATGCCCTGTGCAATGGTTATGCTCCCCAGGATGCGGTGGAATTTGCCGTGGCGGCATCCTGCCTGAAACATTCCATCGTCGGCGACTTCAACCATGTGACATTGAAAGAAGTTCAGACCCTGGCCAAAGGCGACGCCTCCGGCAGGGTGCAGAGGTAA
- a CDS encoding LacI family DNA-binding transcriptional regulator, with the protein MVTIKEVAERAGVSTSTVSRALSGKIPVNDETKQKVLLAVKELNYQPNVLAQGLKDGKSRTLGLIIPNVRNLVFPAAIRGIEDMAKKHGYTVVLCNTDEDVETEKFYIDNLRRRLIDGFIFSTARPGHEHLLELKREGFPVVFLIRQMGEDVDTITVDNYKGAYDATKYMLLRGLKNIAFINGHMDIFLYQQRFEGYKKALEEAGFPFKEEMVVHEVYGWEDGYQAMTNLLKKNLKIDGVFATSDPKAIGVIRAIKDFGLKVPDDISVMGFDNSDMAPLLDPPLTTVSQPFYEMGAKACERLIKIIEAKKKPKAKVEVLPAEIVVRKSVV; encoded by the coding sequence TTGGTCACTATCAAAGAAGTGGCAGAGAGGGCGGGAGTATCTACCAGCACGGTATCCCGGGCCCTCAGCGGCAAGATACCGGTAAATGATGAAACAAAGCAGAAGGTTCTTCTGGCTGTAAAAGAACTAAACTACCAGCCCAATGTGTTGGCACAGGGGTTAAAAGATGGTAAAAGCAGAACCCTGGGGCTTATCATTCCCAATGTGCGCAACCTGGTGTTCCCTGCAGCCATCCGCGGCATAGAGGATATGGCCAAAAAACATGGATACACCGTGGTCCTGTGCAACACCGATGAGGATGTCGAAACCGAAAAGTTTTATATAGACAATCTCCGGCGGCGCCTCATAGACGGATTTATCTTTTCCACCGCCCGCCCTGGCCATGAACACTTGTTGGAATTAAAAAGAGAGGGCTTTCCCGTGGTGTTTCTCATAAGGCAGATGGGGGAAGATGTGGATACCATAACCGTCGACAATTATAAGGGTGCCTATGACGCTACAAAATACATGCTGTTACGAGGTTTAAAAAATATAGCCTTTATAAACGGCCATATGGATATCTTCCTTTACCAGCAGAGGTTCGAAGGATATAAGAAAGCCCTGGAAGAGGCCGGGTTCCCTTTCAAAGAAGAAATGGTGGTCCATGAAGTCTATGGATGGGAAGATGGCTATCAGGCCATGACAAATCTCCTGAAAAAAAACCTCAAAATTGACGGCGTTTTTGCCACCAGCGACCCGAAAGCTATAGGGGTTATCCGGGCGATAAAGGACTTCGGCCTCAAGGTCCCGGACGATATTTCTGTCATGGGCTTTGATAACTCTGATATGGCACCGCTTTTAGATCCGCCTTTAACCACCGTTTCCCAGCCCTTCTATGAGATGGGGGCAAAGGCCTGTGAAAGGCTCATAAAGATAATAGAGGCCAAAAAGAAGCCGAAAGCAAAGGTGGAAGTTCTGCCAGCAGAGATAGTAGTAAGAAAGTCGGTTGTATAA